The window AGCTGGCGCTGGCGATGATCATGCTGCTGAAGCCGGCGGTGCTGCTGCTGGACGAGCCGACCAAGGGTCTGGACCCTGTTGCCAAGTCCCGGTTTGCGGGCTTGCTCGGGCAGCTGCTGGATCAGGGGATCAGTATTGGGATAGTGACGCATGATGTAGAGTTTGCCGCACGGTACGCGTCCCGTTGCGCACTCTTGTTTGACGGGAGCATTACCACAGAGGGCAGGCCGTCAGAGTTTTTCAGCAGCAATTATTTCTATACTACGGCGGTAAACCGCATGGTCCGGGATATCCTTCCGCGGGCATTGACCATAGAGGATGTGATGGCCGCTTGGCACGTTTCCGCATTCCGCTTATAATTGCCATAGTCCTTTTCATCGCCGGCCTGGCGCTTACGGCAGCATTGAAGGACCGTCATTATATGCTGCTCAGCCTTGTGCTGCTTCTCGCTGCGCTGCTGCCGGTTTTTATCCGCCTGGAACGGCGGCCGCTGGAGTCCAGGGAGCTGGTGCTGCTCGCCGTACTGTCGGCTATTGCAGCGGTCAGCCGGATTCCGTTCGCTGCGCTGCCCAGTGTGAAGCCTGTGTCGGCGATCGTGATTATGTCGGCCTATGTATTTGGAGCAGAAGCAGGCTTCATCATCGGGGCTGTGGCCGCGCTTGTTTCTAATATTTATTTCGGGCAGGGTCCCTGGACACCTTGGCAGATGTTTGCCTGGGGGATGGTTGGCCTTAGTGCAGGCTGGCTGCGGAATGCCTGGTGGATGAAGAAACGCAGCGGTATGCTGATCTTCGGCTTTGTATGGGGGTTCTTATTCGGCTGGATCATGAATATCTGGTATATCATCAGTCTTCCGGACGCGTTCAGCTGGGGACTTGTGGCCGCTGCATATGCCTCCAGCTTTTATTTTGATTTAGCGCATGCGTTGTCCAATGTCTTTTTCCTTGCCATACTTGCCGGAGGGTGGACCAAAGTGCTGGAGCGTTTCCGCAAAAAGTACGGCTTGCTGCAGGAATAGCGGGTTTACATTGTGTAAAGTTGAATTGGCGAAAATTAAAATTGATTATTCGACAAATTTTTCAATAAAGTATCATTTTTCGACCTTTTTCGCCGATAAATAGAATACAGCAAGTAGGGAAAAGGCGGGAACAAGGACGATGAGAGATCTAAAAGTGAAATATAAAATGGCTGTGCTTGCGGCTGTTGCAGTAATCATGGTGATCGGTATCGGGATGAATGGTATTCTGTTCACTAACAAATTAGCTGACCGGTCACAAGAGACTTACAATCTGAATCTGGTTCCTATTCATATGGTTACAGAGATACGCGCCAATAACCGGGCCATCGAGTCCTTTCTGCTGGAAGATTTGCTTACGAAAGAGGCGGACAAGAGCCAGGGGCTCACTGCCGGGATTCAGGAGAAGATTAAGCAGAATAATGAACTGATGAACCAGCTGAAATCCATCGACTTTAAGGATACTGAAGTCAGCAACAAAATTAATGAATATATGTCTCTTCTTGAGGATTACCGGGCACAGCGCGATAATATTATTCAGCTTGCCAATAAGAACCTCAATGAAGAGGGATATCAGGTTTTCTCGGGCAGTACGTTCAGCGGGTCCCGGACGAAGATGGTGGGCCTTCTGGATGATGCGTCAGCACTGCTTCTGGCGGATGCCAAAACGCATAATGAGCTCACGTTAAAGAATGCACAGACCTCCTCGACGGTAAGCAGCATACTTATTACCGCAGCCTGGGTATTATGCATTGTAATCAGCATCGTCATCACCCGCTTGATTACGAAGCCGCTCAAAGAACTGCAGGCGCTTATGCGGCGTGCCGAAGAGGGAGATCTGACTGTAACGGCAGCATACCAGTCTAAGGATGAAATCGGCCAGATCAATACTTCATTCAACAGTATGCTCGATAGCTTGAAGCGAATGATGCAGGGTGTTTCAGAGAGCGCAGAGGTGCTGTCAGCTTCCTCCCAGGAAATGAGTGCAAGTGCCGAGCAGACGGGACGCGCTTCCCGGCTGATTGCTGAGACCTCAAGTGAGATAGCCGCAGGCTTCGAAACCCAGGTGAACAGCATTGACCGCACGGCGTTATCTGTGCTGACGATGTCGGAGGACATAGCCGCTGTTGAGCGCAGCAGTAACGAAATGGCGGACCTTATGGCCGGTGCAGCAGTTTCAACGGATCATGGTGCTGCGGCTGTAGATAGAATTATCAGACAAATGAAAGA of the Paenibacillus pedocola genome contains:
- a CDS encoding methyl-accepting chemotaxis protein produces the protein MRDLKVKYKMAVLAAVAVIMVIGIGMNGILFTNKLADRSQETYNLNLVPIHMVTEIRANNRAIESFLLEDLLTKEADKSQGLTAGIQEKIKQNNELMNQLKSIDFKDTEVSNKINEYMSLLEDYRAQRDNIIQLANKNLNEEGYQVFSGSTFSGSRTKMVGLLDDASALLLADAKTHNELTLKNAQTSSTVSSILITAAWVLCIVISIVITRLITKPLKELQALMRRAEEGDLTVTAAYQSKDEIGQINTSFNSMLDSLKRMMQGVSESAEVLSASSQEMSASAEQTGRASRLIAETSSEIAAGFETQVNSIDRTALSVLTMSEDIAAVERSSNEMADLMAGAAVSTDHGAAAVDRIIRQMKDINASVSATQSIVRNLGSLSAEINTIITTINEIAAQTNLLSLNASIEASRAGEHGLGFAVVAGEIRKLAEATGRSSLQITEIITDIQQQTGSAVESMELGSELVALGVEQSGVVSQAFAKIQASIKAAALQTEGIRGAVGQVSQESRAVSEAMEQVSDISRKGVEEVQDTSAASEEQLSAMEEMMASAQYLATLAEDLQKEMARFKL
- a CDS encoding ECF transporter S component, with translation MARFRIPLIIAIVLFIAGLALTAALKDRHYMLLSLVLLLAALLPVFIRLERRPLESRELVLLAVLSAIAAVSRIPFAALPSVKPVSAIVIMSAYVFGAEAGFIIGAVAALVSNIYFGQGPWTPWQMFAWGMVGLSAGWLRNAWWMKKRSGMLIFGFVWGFLFGWIMNIWYIISLPDAFSWGLVAAAYASSFYFDLAHALSNVFFLAILAGGWTKVLERFRKKYGLLQE